In Malus sylvestris chromosome 15, drMalSylv7.2, whole genome shotgun sequence, a single genomic region encodes these proteins:
- the LOC126604512 gene encoding uncharacterized protein LOC126604512 produces the protein MSTAEMEQLTSGASNRIIPILKTLRASLLFIHTFFLSLILFFLPRRCRRGISESLLDAPSSKKRKSAWRREEEDTFRRRALAEGYHTGDGHCWYRSATFLFFGGRNNALFCRSWFPVSGTPRGILIIIHGLNEHSGRYADFARQLTSCNFGVYAMDWIGHGGSDGLHGYVPSLDYVVADTGAFLEKIRLENPGVPCFLFGHSTGGAVVLKAAAVPQIEGMLEGIVLTSPALRVKPAHPIVGAVAPIVSMVAPKFQFKGANKRGIPVSRDPAQLLAKYSDPLVYTGPIRVRTGYEILRISSHLTRNFKFVNIPFFVLHGTADRVTDPLASQDLYNEAASEFKDIKLYDGFLHDLLFEPERVEIAQDIIDWMDKRLSVGVEDVNGL, from the exons ATGTCGACGGCGGAGATGGAGCAGCTGACCTCCGGAGCCAGCAACCGCATAATCCCGATCCTCAAAACCCTAAGAGCCTCCCTCCTCTTCATCCACACCTTCTTCCTCTCCCTCatcctcttcttccttcctcgCCGTTGCCGCCGCGGAATCTCGGAGTCTCTGCTGGATGCTCCGTCGTCTAAGAAGCGAAAGTCGGCGTggaggagagaggaggaggacaCCTTCAGACGCAGAGCATTGGCTGAGGGGTATCACACCGGCGACGGCCACTGCTGGTACCGCTCCGCCACGTTCTTGTTCTTTGGTGGTCGCAACAACGCCCTCTTCTGCCGGTCATGGTTTCCGGTCTCCGGCACTCCAAG GGGTATTTTGATCATCATACACGGGCTTAATGAGCACAg TGGAAGATATGCTGATTTTGCAAGGCAACTAACCTCATGCAACTTTGGGGTGTATGCAATGGACTGGATAG GTCATGGCGGCAGCGATGGATTGCATGGATACGTTCCTTCACTTGACTATGTTGTTGCTGACACT GGTGCTTTCTTGGAGAAGATTAGGTTAGAGAACCCTGGAGTACCGTGCTTCCTCTTTGGTCACTCAACAGGAGGAGCTGTTGTCTTGAAG GCGGCAGCAGTCCCTCAAATTGAAGGAATGCTAGAGGGTATTGTACTGACATCACCAGCTTTGCGCGTTAAGCCAGCACATCCAATTGTTGGG GCTGTGGCTCCAATTGTTTCTATGGTGGCTCCCAAGTTCCAGTTTAAAGGTGCAAACAAGAGGGGAATTCCAGTGTCGAGGGATCCTGCACAATTGTTGGCCAAGTACTCCGATCCCCTGGTCTATACAGGTCCAATCAGGGTCCGAACAGGCTATGAGATATTGCGGATCTCCTCTCACTTGACGCGGAACTTTAAGTTTGTGAATATCcccttctttgttcttcatggaACTGCTGATAGAGTCACCGATCCACTAGCCTCCCAGGACCTCTACAATGAGGCGGCATCCGAGTTCAAAGATATAAAGCTCTATGACGGTTTCTTGCACGACCTTCTCTTTGAGCCGGAGCGTGTGGAGATTGCACAGGATATAATTGACTGGATGGATAAGAGATTGAGTGTTGGTGTCGAGGATGTTAATGGCCTGTAA